DNA sequence from the Alosa alosa isolate M-15738 ecotype Scorff River chromosome 2, AALO_Geno_1.1, whole genome shotgun sequence genome:
CAAAATCACATGCTATATAGTTAATACTTCATCCTATAGTTTATAATCTTTATTTTAACATTATTAACTATGAATTGTGTGGTGTTTAGTATTGTATAATAGAACCATTTAATTATGCATATATTTCTAATGGATTGTGATATGTGATATATGATTAATTTATCTGTGTGGATTTCTTAAAAGTAACAACAATGCCAGGTCAACATGCATTAGAAATAAATTCATCAAAAGAAATGTTGCCCCATTTAATAATTTCCTCTGCTACAATGCAGCTCATATTCCTGCTTAtgtgataaccccaatgacatgccgcatactatataggctactgctgttggatgggccatttgtattgtgcttgtgaccatttgttggcggattgGTGGGTAGTGtactttttaaagttaaacttgagcaggggcttctgaatgtgtttttaccttggattttggcacaagggattttaacatctaatcctgtgtattaatgtaatgcaACCCCAAACGATTCCAAATAAGTTGGGACACTGTGTAAAaggtgaataaaaacagaatgctatgatttacaaatcatgtTACCCCTATAATTAATTGAGaatagttcaaagacaacatGTCAGTTGTTAAAactgttgtattgtattgttttgagGAAAAttgattgaatttgatgccagcgacacctctcaaaaaagttgggacaggagcATGTTTGCCATTGTGTTGctccacctcttcatttaacaaaaataACCACGTGCTACAGTTTTGTGAAGGAAATGTTGTCCCATCTTGGCCTGATATAGACTTTCAGTTGCTCTTCAGTCTGGGGTCGTCTTAACCGTGTTTCTCATTTCATGATGCACCCAGTGTggcaggtctggactgcagacggGCACTTTGTGGAGCCACACTTCTACACTATGTGCAGAATAAAGTTTGCTAtatttttcctgaaatattcaaggtcttccccaAAAATGGCATCATCTGGATGACaatatatgttgctcaaaacctgtgtacatcattcagaatttaTTGTACCTTGCCAGaagtgcaagatgcccatgccataggcactaatgcacctccatgCCATTATAGAGGCTGGAGTTTGAACTGTGCACTATAACAAATTGGATAGTCcttctcctctttagcccagaggaTACAGactccatgatttccaaaaagaatgacacattttgattggtctaaccacaggacccttttccactttacctcagtccatCTTAAATTACCTTGGGCCCAGATAAGACGGCAgcatttctgtatcatgtctaaatatAGTTTCTTCTTTGCATAGTAGAGCTTACACTAGCATTTATGGATGGAGCATACAACTCATAGACAATGGATATTGGACATTTTCCTAAGCTCAGACAATGATTTTCTTTAGGAACAGGTCTGGTTATAATGCAGCGCCATCTGATGACCAAAAGACCACGGTcaaccaatattgtttttcagccctGTCCCTTGTTTTTGCGCAATTTCACATTAAGGAACATTATTCTTATATTGTTTCATTATTTGCCctcacaggtttacacagagtgatgaatacctcccCATCTTTACTTCTGAGAGACTCTGCCtttctgggatgctctttttacACAATGCCAGTTAACCTAATTAGTTAGGAAATGTCcctcttgttttcttttaacgctacacaacttttccagccttttgttggtcctgtcccaacttttctGAGACCTGTTCCTGGCATCAAATTTAAAATGAGCTTATATGTTCCATTAAATAatcaatttgtcattttcaacatttgatatgttgtctatgtcctttttgcagttGAATATGGGTTTaggagatttgcagattatttcCTTCTATTTGCATTTTCCaaaacgtcccaactttttttggaaTTGGGGTTgtatacatgtactgtacatacatttcacaaaatgctCAGATTTGGCACAACATGTGTGTTCTGAAGCCACACTCATCCTCATATTCTCTACAAGGGCACAAAACTATATACATTAACTACAAGGGCACCACATATAGGCGTACACATACAGACGCACATGCATAGGATCCTTCTCCCTCATTCATGCGTACACATACAGACGCACATGCATAGGATCCTTCTCCCTCATTCATGCGTACACATACAgacgcacatgcatgcataggATCCTTCTCCCTCATTCATGCATTATACATACAGGCATGCATGCATAGGATCCTTCTCCCTCATTCATGcgtacacatacagacacacatgcatgcataggaTCCTTCTCCCTCATTCATGCGCACATACAGACGCACATGCATAGGATCCTTCTCCCTCATTCATGCGTACACATACAGACGCACATATGCATAGGATCCTTCTCCCTCATTCATGCGTACACATACAGACGCACATGCATAGGATCCTTCTCCCTCATTCATGTTTTGAGGGTAAGAATGAAAGAGCAGTGGTTAAAGGTTGTACTTGTTGCCATGCCAATATCTTTgctcagcacagacacacacacacacacacacacacacaccaaaagagGCCTTTGATTTTTAACAAAGACCTTTATTCACAAGAATGGgaaagaggagggaagagagagagagagagagagagagagagagagagagagagatcttctGCTTGGAAATCCGAGACTTTTTTCCCCCATCataacaataaaatatttttagattAGGTAAAGCTTTTAATTACAAGCCCTTTATGTTCTGATACAGAACTAATGTCTAACAAGCATAATATCTGACACTGTATAGTTGCCCCTGCCATTAATTTTCTATGGTGGATGTTTTACATGCCATGCTACATTGGATATGTCTAAGCAGATTGacctgttgttgcaggcagagGAAAAAGACAGAGCAATACTGATGCTAGAGCAAGGAGGGTATAGAGGAGACAAAGCACAGagggaaatagagaaagagagagaactaaATCCATTAGTGCATCAGCTTACaccggatacacacacaccagcttctGCCCTCACACACCTCACCGTGTTCCATCAACCAATCTGTTCTAAACTATTAACTATTAAATTGATAATAAAGAGTATACCTGCTCAGTACGAGTGCAGACATTATAAGCACTAGTCAAAGTGTGGTAGGAGAGGAAAGTGGTAGAAGATGGAGGGGGAAGTGCCTGGTAAGTGCACATCAGGTGTGTCAGGTTGTCAGAAACGCTAGAAGAGAGGAGATATCCTTggaagagttgggtcttcaaGAGTTTTTTGAAGGCAGAAAGAGACCTCCCTGCTCTGGTGGCACTGTTAGTATTTTGGCAACATATAGTTTATATATAAAGTTTAGATACATCACCTGTTGCAATAACTTAAAAGCCAAATCTCCCAGAAGCCAATAGATGATCAAAAAACTTTGTTAATACGACTGTAACTTTGTAAAAGTGCCAACCAAACCgaaaaacatatttagctgTTTTCCACCAAGGACAGTTAATTGCATGTTCATTGTTCAGTGCCTTCACTTGCACCAAATAATGATTAATGTGCAAATAGTTTTTACAAAAAAGATAATAACACACCTTTAGTTCGGCTCAGAGatacatttcttttttgtttcttcTTGTTGACTTGGAGCGAAGGCAGGAGCTGTTGACCTGACTGCTACGTCCATCAGAAGCTCTTTCATTCCACAGATGTAAAATTGCTCGAGACAGCAGCTACCTTCATGATGCTGACAATGATGGGGACAAATTGCCATTTGAAACATCACAAGGCCTCTGAGGAGTGTCACTTTGGGGTTCTGTTTGGAAAAAAGACAAGAACCTAAAAGTCAACAAAGTGCACATCCTCCAGCACATCTTAACCATATGAATTTGATGCACCATACATGGTTGATGTGAACAACATGCAGGAGATGATGAATCAACATTTCAAAAGCAGCTTTTATCAGTGAGCTAGGCATCTGGAGAAAACCAAACAAAATTCATCTCCCTTGTTTCTGCAATCAGATATTCCTGCTCATCTAAGCGGTATAGCATTCTCAAATAGATTCCACAAAACTATTTTTGACTGACCTGGTAACCACcattattttatgtgtgtgaacatgcactgacctctcctcctcccccacacagacacacccgtCACACTCTGCGTTGACTCATGGCACTCCTGAGGAGCCCTCCTTACTGATTAACAAGACAAGGCAGCGGCTAAGTGGAGTGTCAGGCCACAAATGGAGCACAGCGATTACTTGAagacagtctttttttttttttaatgaaatgccCTCCTTTTTAAGTAGCATAATTGTTAAGGGCATACCCGCTAGTACCTCCTCATAAAGTGATGATTTCTATTCAGGGAATTTCACAGTTGGCTGGCCCCTATAACAGTGGTCTTATCATTACTTGGCAAAGAGCCACCAGTCAGTGTTCATTCATACTCCATTCTGCAGCTCAACTAGGCCTGGACAGCCATGACCAATACACTGCCCTCAAACTGAGTTTATCAAGTCATTTAAGCCCTTCTCTGTCACAACACAGGAGTGCAAGTCATTTTAAAAGTGACCCAGCCAACTTAGTCTTTGTCTCGCAACACACCACATACATTAAAGGCCAAAAGTAATGAACCACAGTTTTCACTTCAAAGACAGTCAATGTGAAACACCAAAATGACTGCCAGCTACATGTATGcaatcacattgtgtgtgttcttaaaAATGTGTTGGTAACACCTGCGTACTATACAAGATTGTGGAATACTAAAAACATTCTTGATATGTTGACATTTTGCAATACATCTATTTGTGTGTTTAAGTCAGTAAGtgcattttttaaaacaatgacatTTTTGTCCCTggtgaaacagaaaaaaaaaaaacattggtcAATGATGCCTAAAGAGGTCAGTAaaaacatgcactgaaataaggACATAAGGGGGGTCAATACTAAGGTGAATCTGGAGGTGTATGGTCATTTCCTGAAACGCGCACAAGACCTTTCTATAATGCTTCTTGGGATTACTCGCAAGGTTGTAACTCAACACATACCGTTAACACAAACTAACATTTACCAGACAGTTAACATGTACCAGTAACATttaccacattacaaaaacaaatgtgcaAGAACAAACATCAAACCAGACCACAACAGTACATAACCAGCGCTGTAACTGTGGGCAAGTCACTTATGCCATTAATATTAGCCAGAAAAAGACTACAAAGATTCAAAACGTATTATAATCAAATGTTTATTTCTAACTTGACACTAAAAGAAAATTCCAGTTGGGCAGCAGCCCACTCTTTAGAGCAGAGAAGAAACTTCAATTGCACTATTTATCAAAGCCACATAAAGCAGGATCAAAAACAATTAGAAACTTAAGTCAACTTATGTCAAATATAGTACTGCAATCCAATTACTCTTTGTTTTCCACTTAGGATGCCCCCCCGTTCACATATTACTTATATTAATGTTAACTCAAAATCCCTTTTCCATGACAAAAACTCAACAGTTTCTTCGCTAAAGCACTCAGCCATGCACCTCACAGCACCAGGGAAAAAGGAAACCTAGATAAATGtcaaaagttttatttttttttttttttttctaaaaacgTTGACGGATCTCAATCTCGACTGTAAATCCAGGACATGAAAAATACAAacgaaaaaaaaaggaaaaaaaaaaaacatacattaaaTTCATAGAGGTACCAAAAAGTACAGTAAAAATAACACTTCCATCATTGGAAatgtgaacaaaaaaaaagaggagaagtGACATTTGCTTCCCcaattgtctgtctgtctgtacaaaTGAGGTGTGAGTCTGTTCATCTGTAAGGTAAAAGTCAGGTCCCCGTCACCCCTCCACTCCATCCATGCTGCTTGCACTGCAGGCCTCCTGCCGTCACATGATCATTTAGGTCctggggagagaaaagagaggagaggaggtgccaCTGTGGTCCTTAAGCAggtacaaaaaaaacacatcccAACATGGACAGAAAAATCACATTTACTAGGAAACGGAGGAGGTGTAAGGAGCATGCGTGAAAAGAACCACAAAAGCATTAAAGATACCAATGAGGCTTGTTAGATTGAACTAAGCAAAAGAAGGCAAGAAGAACAAGGCTCAAAGCATGAAAACAGCAAGCAGGTCCCTTCTCCCACGTAAGAAAAACCCATTTGTGCAGGGTCCACCACAACCTCAACCCTTATTGACCAAGTAGTGTAGTTATATATCGTGTTGACCTTTATTAGGCAACATGAAACTGATGCAAAATTGCACAAAACTGGATTGGTTTCGTCAAAATTGGTTCTTGCAGTAGTTAACCCAGCCCTCCTCTTATGGAAATAAACTGATGACAGTTAACACCACAGTTCTTGCATCCAAATTCAAATGGGAGACTGATGCCGTGGGGAAACCACGGCAACGAGAGTGTCTACCACAAAAAAAGGAACGAAACAGCTAGGATGTATGAGGAGATGAtctaaaatctaaaaaaatGCATACCTGCACTACATGTGATCAGTATGGCTTGTAGCTACTCTGGTGGCCTCCACGTCTTGGACTTTTCCCATAGTTTGTATTGCCCTGGTCtggaggatgagagaaagaggactGAGTGCTCTCTGTGCAGAGACAAGTTAAACATCGTGATCAGGTAAGCACATGAAGGGGGGAGGGGCCCATCCACTTACTGTAGCCATAGCCTCCGTAGCCATAGTAACCAGATGAATAGTCATACTGGCCATAAGGTCCATAGCCGCCGTAGCCCTGTTGACTGCCGTAACCGTAGCCCTGGTTGCCATAACCACTAGGGTTCCAGTAGTTATTGTAGCCCTGGTTCCAGTTCTGGTTTTGTCctaaaaatgtgtcaaaacaCAAGCAGACTCAACATTAACTAGCAGGCCAAAGCCCCTCTCCTTTTAACAGCAAAATGTCAAGTATACAAGTGCTGTGTAAACATTAGATACTTAggaatgttttgctttttatctCAGCACAAACACGGGTACTACACATACTGCTGCAAGCACTGACTTTGCACAACCATGTCAAAATACTTCTTTTAGAGAATGACTGAAAAGAAACTACACTAGTTGCTATTTTCTGAATACTCTGGAGTGTTACTATGAGAGAGCTTGTTGCCTCCACATCCAAATTGTAAAGTGTTATAATGAGAAAAGCTCCTCCGACACTCCTCAGATAAAATTTGATGCTGGACCACAATATAAAACATTCAAAATAGTCAACACTTTTGATCTAAACCTTCTGAGAGTTTTAAGAGCCTTTGTGGAGGCTTTGGTAGATGTTAACAATATGAAGTGACTTCACTCACCACCAcgcccccttcctcctcttcctcctccatagCCACCCCCACGGCTACcgaactgctgctgctgatagACCTCTTTAGGCTGGGCCACTTTTACTTCACACTGAAACAGAATCGGGAAACCTCATCCACTATGTTCACAGCTTTGCCAAGTCTGTGTGCTCAATGTCTGCATAGTGATACAGTTCATacaaagtaataataaaatggATAAATAGTCTTAATGCAAAAAGTTACCAAAGGCTGCATTTACAATAAATGTTCACTGTTTGCAAGTCAACGGGTTATACCATCTCTTCATATTATTAGGCACAATTCAGAGAGCTCATTTTACTCATAGTAAAACATGAGTTCTGTAAGTCATACTTTAcaaggtggaaaaaaaaaatctatcaaATGACACCTCATCTCACAGTGACATAATTACTTGCACGGATTCTTTTGGGCATCTTTAAATACCACTTTCTGTAACAGTTAAGCTAGTTCTAGTCAAACTTTCCTCACCCACTTTTTAACACATGTTTAACAAGTCAGACATGGACAATTACATATTGAGGAAATCTTGTTAAGTCACCTCCCTAGTTGTACACATCTTTGTTGCTAAATCAAGTTTGCACTGGCTAATTTGGTCATAATGACTCACAATGTATAAAAGGGTACAAAAGATTGCAGCGGCAAGCAATGAAATCAGCCTTGCCATACAGTGTCGTCCATTCATTCCATCAGGGTTTTGTAATTTGTTGACCAACACAGGGACCGCCCTGATGGTACTGATATTGCTCAACCAGCCATAATCACACAGAAAATTAAGAGACTGAAAAGATCATGGGTCGCACAGATCCTGGGTCACACAGACATGGGGCCTTTGCCATTTTTCAATTTCCCTACAGGAAATAACCATTAAGATAGTATTTAAACAGAAACAGTTGTAAACAGAAGTACGTTTTTTTTCCTTACCTTGCTTCCATTAACATGATGAAACTTCTTTTCCAGGACCTTTTTGACAGGAGACTCATCTTTGTATGTGATAAAGACAAACCCCCTCCTTTTCTCCGACTTGGGATCCAGTGGCAATTCAACGGTTTCAATCTGAGGACATCAAATAGGGGAAGAAGAACGGTTTGACAGAGTTCTTGCTGGACCGACACTTACAAAACAGACAGCACAGCAAGGATGGAAAACAAACCTCTCCAAAGGTCCCAAAATACTCTTTAATCTTTTCCTCTTCTGTCTCAGGGTTAAGGCCACCAACAAATATCTTCTTTACCGGCTCCTTCTTCATCGCCATGGCTTTCTTGGGGTCAATCTGTCGTCCATCTAACCTATGCTCCTTTTGTTGCAACACCTACAATGGAAACCATATGTATTGTTAGAAATACACCCAACTTTTAAGGAATACAATGTAATACCACCAAAATCCAGTTGATGCCATTACCTTTTCAACACTGGCTGCTTCTTTGAAGAGAACAAAACCAAATCCTCTTGAACGCCCTGTATTTGAGTCCATTTTGATCGTACAATCAGTGACCTCTCCAAATTTTGAGAAGTAATCTTTCAGATCTTTCTTGCTGGTGTCCCAACTGAGTCCTCCAACAAACATTTTACTGTAGGAGTGAGtcataaaatataaagaaaatcaatGACCAAATAACCTACTGGCAAAGCACATTACTACATGCTTATAACCCATGCAAGTAAGTGACCTTTGTTATATGTACAGATGTATGTTATTCACAAAAGATACATTAttgtttttgcaaatgtcaaCAAGGACATGTGGCCAACAGACTTACACTtgttacacatacaaatataatttaatGCAGCCTGTACAACCTTAGTGTACAAGCCTCTGCAGCTTGTTACACTATGTGCTAATGTCGCCGCCTGCCAGCTAGCCCGTGCCCATCCCCCATACGAGGACACATGGCGCCAACAAAAGCCGAATGAACAAAAGCGCCCTTTCAGCAATGCCCAAACGCATTAAACACCAAATAAATTAAttgcactctttttttttttgtttatactcaCCCCGCGTCTTCTTCGCCTTTGCTAGCGTCAATCTGCCCGCCTTCTGATGTTCCATTCTGAGAATCTTCTGCGTCTGCGTCTCCTTCTGCGTCTCCCTCGGGCTCTGCTTCTAACGCTACCTCTGCCTCTTCTGCGGCGTCTTCTGCTGCGTCTTCTACCTTTTCGATAGCcgtttcttcttcctcctctagCTGTTCCACGGGTTCTTCGCTATTGAAATGTTCTTCCACTTCGTTGCCATTTTCGGATGTCTCCATAAATTGCTGTTCGGTTTCTGACATCATGATCTTGTGCGATCGTCTGAAATGTAAAACACAATAAGTATCGGCTAATGTTGGCTAAGTAGATACATGCTAAGTTAGCTACGTAGGCTAATGCTCCGCGTTAGCTAGCCGGCCGCCAAAGCAAAAAGAAGATGGGTGGATCTCCAGACGGATGCTTAATGTTGAAGATTGCTCAAAGTCCATTCATTAAAGCAAGCCCATAAATGTAACTACCCATCCGCCAGGCTTAAATAGTAACTATTGCAAAGTGAAACTACATTGTAGCACTTCCGAAAGTTAACAAGTTAACTCTAGTGAGGATTACAACTGATGAAAAACGTAAATGACCAAACTAGCTAGTTAGCGTAGCTAACGCGGCATTGTTACAACCTAGCCTTCATAGCGCTACCAAAAACGGAATCGCCCAGGTTCGCTGCATTGCGTTTTCTGCAAACCGTACTACCAATAaaaatataaagcaattaacaAATTACTTGATATTGCGGGGTTACACGAGCTAATACATTCTAAACAAACACAATATTACCATCGTTTCACAAATGTACTAGCATGtcggctaacgttagcttgctaGGCAGCAAATCCCCGAATAAAACATAACATTAGCTACCTAACTCCTTGACTATTTTTCCATGCACACAACAGAATTCTGCTGGATAAACAGAACCGATCACACCGATCATCGACAGTAACATATAatgcacataaacaaacaaataactaaATAATGGCTTACTCTGTGG
Encoded proteins:
- the LOC125312274 gene encoding heterogeneous nuclear ribonucleoprotein A/B-like isoform X2; its protein translation is MMSETEQQFMETSENGNEVEEHFNSEEPVEQLEEEEETAIEKVEDAAEDAAEEAEVALEAEPEGDAEGDADAEDSQNGTSEGGQIDASKGEEDAGKMFVGGLSWDTSKKDLKDYFSKFGEVTDCTIKMDSNTGRSRGFGFVLFKEAASVEKVLQQKEHRLDGRQIDPKKAMAMKKEPVKKIFVGGLNPETEEEKIKEYFGTFGEIETVELPLDPKSEKRRGFVFITYKDESPVKKVLEKKFHHVNGSKCEVKVAQPKEVYQQQQFGSRGGGYGGGRGGRGRGGQNQNWNQGYNNYWNPSGYGNQGYGYGSQQGYGGYGPYGQYDYSSGYYGYGGYGYRPK
- the LOC125312274 gene encoding heterogeneous nuclear ribonucleoprotein A/B-like isoform X1, which produces MMSETEQQFMETSENGNEVEEHFNSEEPVEQLEEEEETAIEKVEDAAEDAAEEAEVALEAEPEGDAEGDADAEDSQNGTSEGGQIDASKGEEDAGKMFVGGLSWDTSKKDLKDYFSKFGEVTDCTIKMDSNTGRSRGFGFVLFKEAASVEKVLQQKEHRLDGRQIDPKKAMAMKKEPVKKIFVGGLNPETEEEKIKEYFGTFGEIETVELPLDPKSEKRRGFVFITYKDESPVKKVLEKKFHHVNGSKCEVKVAQPKEVYQQQQFGSRGGGYGGGRGGRGRGGQNQNWNQGYNNYWNPSGYGNQGYGYGSQQGYGGYGPYGQYDYSSGYYGYGGYGYNQGNTNYGKSPRRGGHQSSYKPY